Proteins co-encoded in one Armatimonadota bacterium genomic window:
- a CDS encoding putative methyltransferase, with protein MHFQCLWCHSTAMARTFVAQERLFGIEGEFEYAECAQCGSLQILQPPEDLSRYYPPQYDAYNTLPDAYYRGLLGIIRAWRDRTVATGKGVLGRLVLLVHPQQDPRVRSIRLLNLSPGARVLDVGCGSGLLLLILYQVGFRNVEGIDPYYPSEQPVGGKVPVYRRTLREHLEAQPPPYDVLMYHHVLEHVPNPEQELTLAKQLLKPNGRVLVRLPLAGSYHWKHYGVDWFQLDAPRHLSIPSVQGMKALAERCGYRVEYVGYDALPLHLHASELYRKGILGSQHRPEMHPPAQWREFARLTAKLNRTGEADSGVFVLKGKGL; from the coding sequence ATGCACTTTCAGTGCCTGTGGTGCCATTCTACCGCCATGGCGCGCACTTTCGTTGCGCAGGAGAGGTTGTTCGGCATAGAGGGTGAGTTTGAATATGCCGAGTGCGCACAGTGTGGCTCTCTGCAAATCCTTCAGCCCCCCGAAGACCTGTCGCGTTACTATCCGCCCCAATACGATGCCTACAACACCCTTCCGGACGCCTACTACCGAGGTCTGCTGGGGATTATCCGCGCCTGGCGCGACCGCACAGTGGCTACCGGCAAGGGGGTGCTGGGTAGACTGGTGTTGCTGGTGCATCCCCAGCAGGACCCGCGTGTGCGCAGCATCCGCTTGCTGAACCTCTCACCGGGCGCACGCGTGCTGGACGTCGGCTGTGGAAGTGGACTGCTGTTGCTCATCCTCTATCAGGTGGGCTTCAGGAATGTGGAAGGCATCGACCCCTACTACCCCTCCGAGCAGCCCGTCGGGGGCAAGGTTCCCGTCTACCGGCGTACTCTGCGGGAGCATCTCGAAGCGCAGCCGCCGCCCTACGATGTGCTGATGTATCATCACGTACTGGAGCACGTACCCAACCCCGAGCAGGAACTCACGCTGGCAAAACAGCTCCTGAAACCCAATGGCAGGGTGCTGGTGCGCCTGCCTCTGGCAGGCTCCTATCACTGGAAGCACTATGGTGTCGACTGGTTCCAGCTGGACGCTCCTCGTCACCTCAGTATTCCCTCGGTGCAGGGCATGAAGGCTCTGGCGGAGCGGTGTGGATACCGGGTGGAGTACGTTGGCTATGATGCTCTGCCACTGCACCTGCACGCCAGCGAGCTGTACCGCAAGGGCATCCTCGGCAGTCAGCACCGCCCCGAGATGCATCCCCCTGCTCAGTGGCGAGAGTTTGCCCGCTTGACCGCAAAGCTCAATCGTACGGGAGAGGCAGATTCGGGGGTATTTGTGTTGAAGGGGAAGGGTCTATAG
- a CDS encoding dehydrogenase, which translates to MRRMKVGVIGCGNISPIYLQAGKVFESIQIVACADIDMDKARTRAAEFGIAKVLTPDELLADPEVEIVLNLTVPKAHAEINLKAIEAGKHVYTEKPLATNREDGCRTIEAARTKGVRVGSAPDTFLGGGIQTCRKLIDDGWIGEPVGATAFMTCHGHESWHPSPEFYYEVGGGPMFDMGPYYLTALVNLIGPIRRVSGSARITFPERLITSQPKYGKVVKVETPTHIAGTMDFANGAIGTVVMSFDVWAAQLPRIEIYGTEGTLSVPDPNTFGGPVRLYRPGNRDWMEIPLTHGYTENSRGLGAADMAVAIQTGRPHRANGDLAYHVLDVMQAFLDAAETGTYIPIESTCERPAPLPMGLRHGQIDA; encoded by the coding sequence ATGCGCCGCATGAAAGTGGGCGTGATTGGCTGTGGCAACATCAGTCCTATCTACCTGCAGGCGGGTAAAGTGTTTGAAAGCATACAGATAGTGGCGTGCGCGGACATTGACATGGACAAGGCGCGCACCCGTGCTGCCGAGTTCGGTATTGCAAAGGTTTTGACGCCCGACGAGCTGCTTGCTGACCCCGAAGTGGAAATCGTGCTGAACCTCACCGTGCCCAAAGCACACGCCGAGATCAACCTGAAGGCGATTGAGGCGGGCAAACACGTCTACACCGAGAAACCGCTGGCGACCAACCGCGAGGACGGATGCAGAACCATCGAGGCGGCTCGCACAAAGGGCGTACGCGTTGGCTCCGCGCCAGACACCTTTCTGGGAGGCGGCATCCAGACCTGCCGCAAGCTGATTGACGACGGATGGATCGGCGAACCGGTAGGCGCGACCGCCTTCATGACCTGTCACGGTCACGAGAGCTGGCACCCCTCTCCGGAGTTCTACTACGAGGTGGGTGGAGGACCAATGTTCGACATGGGTCCCTACTACCTCACCGCGCTGGTGAACCTGATAGGTCCCATTCGGCGAGTCAGCGGCTCGGCGCGTATTACTTTTCCCGAAAGGCTCATCACCAGCCAGCCCAAGTACGGCAAAGTGGTGAAGGTGGAGACGCCCACACATATCGCCGGCACGATGGACTTCGCCAACGGTGCTATCGGCACGGTGGTGATGAGCTTTGACGTGTGGGCAGCCCAACTGCCGCGCATCGAGATATACGGTACGGAGGGAACGCTCAGCGTGCCCGACCCGAACACCTTTGGCGGTCCGGTGCGCCTGTACCGACCGGGTAACCGCGACTGGATGGAGATTCCGCTCACGCACGGCTACACCGAGAACAGCCGTGGACTGGGCGCCGCAGACATGGCGGTGGCTATCCAGACGGGCAGACCGCACCGCGCCAACGGCGATCTCGCCTACCATGTGCTGGACGTGATGCAGGCTTTCCTGGACGCCGCCGAGACAGGCACGTATATCCCCATCGAAAGCACTTGCGAACGCCCGGCTCCCTTACCAATGGGCTTACGGCATGGGCAGATAGACGCTTAA
- a CDS encoding 7-beta-(4-carbaxybutanamido)cephalosporanic acid acylase, with protein sequence MRFAFLTVLASGLLLANVCFAEKVTIYRDVWGVPHIYAQTEEGVAYGLGWAQAEDRLEQLLKNYRLAAGTMAEVFGEQWIEHDWQQRFVGHEEVSRRRYRELPAKVRSVIEAYQQGVKDYMRRHPEQVPSWAPKIEPWQVVALGRYIIFNWPMGRAVAELQRRNEVNLPFSSNEWAVRPERTAEGCAILLIDPHIPWDNEFRFYEFRAHGGQLHVSGFGPLGAPLLGLGHNRYLGWAATTGGPDTTDIYVEEVNPDNPLQYRYEGKWRPMTVRKVRINVAGKPPVEREIHYTHHGPIILREGHRAYAVATPYMNEVGFVVQLYRMATARNLKEFQQAMAMNHFMEQNIMYADVEGNIFYVRTGRVPIRPKGYDFSKPVPGNTRATEWLGIHPMKDLVQLLNPSRGYMQNCNIGPDNMLVGSPLTADKYPEYIYGTRPNENNSRGRRAVELLENTPRMTLSQAIAIALDTHADMAEQWKEALAQAEERSADKETVAKLQPAISLLKRWDGFMNADSTGATLFRFWREAIKRFSPPIDPEAVRARKPLTAEQADALIKALAAAVEEVQKRYGRLEVSWGEIHRVRRGGKSWPISGGETGGGQTLRAVGSRMEADNIFYGYTGQNWTQVVLFRKGAVESYSANPYGQSDHPTSPHYTDQAEKLFSKSRLKPTWFEREWLEGHIESTTVLEWR encoded by the coding sequence ATGCGCTTTGCTTTTCTCACCGTTTTAGCAAGCGGGTTGTTGCTTGCCAATGTCTGCTTCGCCGAAAAGGTAACCATCTATCGCGACGTGTGGGGCGTGCCCCATATCTATGCGCAAACCGAAGAGGGTGTTGCCTACGGACTGGGCTGGGCGCAGGCGGAAGACCGGCTGGAGCAGCTGCTGAAAAACTATCGCCTCGCCGCGGGCACGATGGCGGAGGTCTTCGGCGAGCAGTGGATAGAACACGACTGGCAACAGCGCTTCGTCGGGCACGAAGAGGTGAGCCGGCGACGCTACCGCGAACTACCTGCCAAAGTCCGCTCTGTCATCGAAGCGTACCAGCAGGGCGTCAAGGACTATATGAGACGACATCCCGAACAGGTTCCCTCCTGGGCACCGAAGATAGAGCCCTGGCAGGTGGTGGCGCTGGGACGCTATATCATCTTCAACTGGCCCATGGGGCGGGCAGTAGCGGAACTGCAGCGACGTAACGAGGTGAACCTGCCCTTCAGCTCGAATGAGTGGGCGGTACGACCGGAGCGCACCGCCGAAGGGTGCGCCATCCTGCTGATTGACCCGCATATCCCCTGGGACAACGAGTTCCGCTTCTACGAGTTCCGCGCGCACGGTGGGCAACTGCACGTGTCCGGCTTCGGTCCGCTGGGCGCACCTCTGCTGGGATTGGGACACAACCGCTACCTCGGCTGGGCGGCGACAACCGGCGGTCCCGACACCACCGACATCTACGTGGAAGAGGTCAATCCGGACAACCCCTTGCAGTACCGCTACGAGGGCAAATGGCGCCCTATGACCGTGCGCAAGGTGCGCATCAACGTGGCGGGCAAACCCCCGGTGGAGCGCGAGATACACTATACCCATCACGGACCCATCATCCTGCGCGAGGGGCATCGGGCATACGCTGTCGCCACCCCGTACATGAACGAAGTGGGCTTCGTGGTGCAGCTGTATCGCATGGCGACCGCCCGCAACCTGAAAGAGTTCCAGCAGGCGATGGCGATGAACCACTTCATGGAGCAGAACATCATGTACGCCGACGTAGAGGGCAACATCTTCTACGTGCGCACCGGTCGCGTGCCCATCCGTCCGAAGGGGTACGACTTCAGCAAGCCGGTGCCTGGCAACACCCGCGCTACCGAGTGGCTGGGCATCCACCCGATGAAAGACCTGGTACAGCTGCTCAACCCCTCGCGCGGATATATGCAGAACTGCAACATCGGTCCCGACAACATGCTGGTAGGGTCGCCGCTCACAGCGGATAAATATCCCGAATATATCTACGGCACCCGTCCTAACGAGAATAATTCGCGCGGCAGGCGAGCTGTGGAGCTGTTAGAGAACACCCCACGCATGACGCTGAGCCAAGCGATAGCCATCGCGCTGGACACGCACGCCGATATGGCGGAGCAGTGGAAGGAGGCGCTGGCGCAGGCGGAGGAGCGGAGTGCGGATAAAGAGACGGTCGCGAAGTTGCAACCCGCTATCAGCCTGCTCAAGCGGTGGGATGGCTTTATGAACGCCGACAGCACCGGCGCGACGCTGTTCCGATTCTGGCGGGAAGCCATCAAGCGCTTTTCCCCGCCGATAGACCCTGAAGCGGTACGTGCCCGCAAACCGCTTACCGCCGAACAAGCGGATGCGTTGATAAAGGCGCTGGCAGCAGCAGTGGAAGAGGTACAGAAACGCTACGGACGGCTGGAGGTTTCCTGGGGGGAGATCCACCGCGTGCGTCGTGGGGGCAAATCGTGGCCCATCTCGGGTGGCGAAACGGGCGGTGGACAAACACTACGTGCGGTCGGCTCGCGAATGGAGGCGGATAACATTTTCTATGGATACACCGGACAGAACTGGACGCAGGTGGTGCTGTTCCGCAAAGGGGCAGTGGAGTCCTACAGTGCCAACCCATACGGTCAAAGCGACCACCCCACCTCGCCGCACTACACCGACCAGGCGGAGAAGCTGTTCAGCAAGAGCCGTCTGAAACCAACGTGGTTCGAGCGCGAGTGGCTGGAGGGACATATCGAGTCCACGACTGTGCTGGAATGGAGATAA
- a CDS encoding heat-shock protein Hsp20 — translation MARRELTLARRETNGGIRRWDPFAEMERLHREMDRWFDRLFPFSPLTRWSSDVEVGFEPAVDIYETNEELVVFATLPGVEMKDIHVEATADTLIIRGERKPLLSEENVTVHYRSAWSGHGTFEARYDLPVEINPNKVKATLRNGILEVRLPKVESAKAKAVKVQVE, via the coding sequence ATGGCACGCCGTGAACTGACACTCGCTCGTCGTGAGACCAACGGTGGCATCCGCCGCTGGGACCCGTTTGCGGAGATGGAGCGCCTGCATCGCGAGATGGATCGCTGGTTCGACCGGCTGTTCCCGTTCAGCCCGCTCACCCGCTGGAGTTCGGATGTGGAAGTGGGCTTTGAGCCCGCCGTGGATATCTACGAGACCAACGAGGAGCTGGTGGTGTTCGCCACGTTGCCCGGCGTGGAGATGAAAGACATCCACGTGGAGGCGACGGCGGACACGCTGATTATCCGCGGCGAACGCAAGCCGCTCCTCAGCGAGGAGAACGTGACGGTGCACTACCGCAGCGCGTGGAGCGGGCACGGCACCTTTGAGGCGCGTTATGACCTGCCGGTCGAGATTAACCCGAACAAGGTGAAGGCGACGCTCCGCAACGGTATCCTGGAGGTGCGGTTGCCGAAAGTGGAATCCGCCAAGGCGAAGGCGGTGAAGGTTCAGGTCGAGTAG
- a CDS encoding sugar ABC transporter permease gives MVETAPVQKPAPLAVWWNRVGKVIASHLVLTLIALTTLAPFVWMVLASFKPLEEVEQINPLPSVWHPENYAKVFEQIPFARYYFNSVFIAAWVTFLQCLTSAMAAYAFARLRWKGRDAVFRLYLATLMIPGVVTMIPNYTLMVWLHLLDSYVGLIVPAAFSAFGTFLLRQFMLTIPPSLDEAAKIDGATHWQIFWDIIMPLSRAGLITLAIFTFMGNYGSFFWPLILIKSEHLRTLPIGMLYFDTNYGRQTNLIMAASVMNIIPLVILFVVSQRFLVRGIQLGAVKG, from the coding sequence ATGGTAGAAACCGCTCCTGTCCAGAAGCCCGCACCGCTAGCGGTATGGTGGAACCGCGTGGGCAAGGTCATCGCCAGCCATCTGGTACTGACGCTTATCGCGCTCACCACGCTCGCGCCGTTCGTGTGGATGGTGCTGGCAAGCTTCAAGCCACTGGAAGAGGTGGAGCAAATTAACCCTCTGCCCAGCGTGTGGCATCCCGAAAACTACGCGAAGGTGTTTGAGCAGATACCCTTCGCCCGCTACTACTTCAACAGCGTGTTTATCGCGGCGTGGGTCACCTTCCTGCAGTGCCTCACCAGCGCGATGGCAGCATACGCTTTTGCCCGGTTACGGTGGAAAGGACGTGACGCCGTGTTCCGTCTCTACCTCGCCACGCTGATGATACCGGGCGTGGTCACCATGATCCCCAACTATACACTGATGGTGTGGTTGCACCTGCTGGATTCGTACGTCGGGTTGATTGTACCGGCGGCGTTCAGTGCGTTCGGTACGTTCCTGCTGAGACAGTTCATGCTCACCATTCCCCCTTCGTTAGACGAGGCGGCGAAGATAGACGGTGCCACGCACTGGCAAATCTTCTGGGACATCATTATGCCCCTGTCGCGCGCGGGGCTGATTACGCTGGCGATATTTACCTTCATGGGCAACTATGGCTCCTTCTTCTGGCCCCTTATCCTGATTAAGAGTGAGCATCTGCGCACCCTGCCCATTGGGATGCTCTACTTTGATACCAACTATGGCAGGCAGACCAACCTCATCATGGCGGCGAGCGTGATGAACATCATCCCGCTGGTCATCCTGTTCGTGGTGTCGCAACGGTTCCTCGTGCGCGGCATTCAGCTGGGGGCGGTGAAGGGGTAG
- a CDS encoding polysaccharide pyruvyl transferase CsaB, giving the protein MSRQGILACGYYGFANLGDEAVLAGLVHGLRQAGYTGSVTVLSTDTAYTQREHHVPAIPRTDIRAIWRAMRRVQVFVLGGGSLIQDVTSARSVVYYLGMHSLARRAGCRVAWIGQGIGPLRRRWAQRWTARAARRADVVVVRDPDSAELLRAMGVERVQVGADLSFLLPEADIENGWRVLQQFGVEKGEALLAMAPRRWAGAQVSPAATFQSLARYAVRRWRARIWLLPMQASRDGELVEEIATGVPDAVVLRKPLSVQEVRDVLACCRVVVGVRLHVLMLAAASGVPALALSYDPKVRAFWEPVEPKYVVDVASVEESLLEQYLAEIWEQQHTLRERVQAYAAQQRTLAWRPIDALLGLAS; this is encoded by the coding sequence ATGAGTCGGCAGGGTATCCTCGCCTGCGGATACTACGGTTTCGCCAACCTGGGGGATGAAGCGGTTCTGGCAGGTCTGGTACACGGCTTACGGCAGGCGGGATACACCGGCTCGGTGACCGTGCTGAGCACGGACACTGCGTATACGCAACGCGAGCATCATGTCCCAGCCATACCGCGCACCGACATCCGGGCAATTTGGCGAGCGATGCGTCGAGTGCAGGTGTTCGTGCTGGGTGGGGGCAGCCTGATTCAGGATGTCACCAGCGCGCGTTCCGTCGTCTATTATCTGGGTATGCACAGCCTGGCGCGACGGGCAGGTTGTCGCGTTGCGTGGATAGGGCAGGGAATCGGTCCCCTGCGACGACGCTGGGCGCAGCGGTGGACAGCGCGGGCAGCGCGACGGGCAGACGTTGTGGTGGTGCGCGACCCGGATTCTGCGGAGCTTTTGCGGGCGATGGGAGTGGAGCGGGTGCAGGTGGGTGCAGACCTTTCCTTCCTGTTGCCCGAAGCCGATATAGAGAACGGGTGGAGAGTTTTGCAACAATTCGGCGTCGAAAAAGGTGAGGCATTGCTTGCGATGGCGCCTCGCCGATGGGCAGGTGCACAAGTGTCGCCGGCGGCGACGTTTCAGTCGCTTGCCCGGTACGCCGTGCGGCGGTGGCGAGCGAGGATATGGTTGCTACCCATGCAGGCATCGCGCGACGGTGAACTGGTAGAGGAGATAGCAACAGGTGTGCCCGACGCGGTAGTGCTTCGTAAGCCCCTGTCGGTGCAAGAGGTCAGGGATGTGCTCGCCTGTTGTCGGGTGGTGGTAGGCGTTCGTCTGCACGTGCTGATGCTGGCGGCGGCATCGGGCGTGCCCGCACTGGCACTGAGTTACGACCCGAAGGTGCGCGCCTTCTGGGAGCCGGTTGAGCCGAAATACGTCGTGGATGTAGCAAGCGTGGAAGAGTCTCTGCTGGAGCAATACCTCGCCGAGATATGGGAACAACAGCACACGTTGCGCGAGCGGGTGCAGGCGTATGCTGCCCAGCAACGCACCCTGGCATGGCGTCCTATCGATGCGCTACTCGGGTTGGCTTCGTGA
- a CDS encoding 50S ribosomal protein L28 has protein sequence MAHVCDICGKGVMHGQNIRHVHSGAWALRAPRTKRVWYPNLQPVRAVLNGSVRRLKVCTRCLKAGKVKRAL, from the coding sequence ATGGCTCACGTCTGTGATATCTGCGGCAAGGGCGTCATGCACGGTCAAAATATTCGGCACGTTCACTCTGGAGCGTGGGCGTTGCGCGCGCCTCGCACCAAGCGAGTGTGGTATCCCAATCTACAGCCGGTGCGGGCGGTGCTGAACGGCAGTGTGCGTCGGCTCAAGGTATGCACGCGCTGCCTCAAAGCAGGCAAGGTGAAACGTGCGCTGTAA
- a CDS encoding ABC transporter ATP-binding protein, giving the protein MFWRLLGLMRPYLVPIVIGFTCLVLATPAQMFPPLVWKYVVDEVIMNRKVEHLAPAMLVMLAVHLVGMGLSAARTYLLGVAGQRFVADLRSRLHDKLMRQSVRYHHDRKSGDLMARVIGDVDTLQEVVINGVDNILGNALSLLWVAGIIVWLNWKVGTLTLLPLAIVAVMVWFFNLRVKGLYRAIRDRLGDLSAKLQENLLGVLIIKAFAREAYEQERFQQVNAEYLTTSLKGVQVRSVYFPGVMTVGFLSNIAMIGAGAYFVLKGEFTIGGLVAYRGYWWQLFAPVFSLAQVNEMIQRAIAAASRVFEVLDAPEEVTDAPDAIAPDTVRGHIRFDRVSFAYTPERPILQDVSFEVLPGQRIGIVGPSGTGKTTILNLILRLYDPQEGVISLDGIPLHRLQQQAFRRHIALVTQEPFLFNDTVRQNILFGRLDATDEEMETAARLANAHEFIMDLPQGYDTLVGERGVKLSGGQKQRICIARAFLANPKVLLLDEATASVEPESEALIQAALERLMQGRTTIIVTHRLSLVRDCDRILVIDEGRVRESGRHEQLMEQNGWYARMYRLQMEGGALVEELMDSSTVD; this is encoded by the coding sequence ATGTTCTGGCGTTTACTGGGCTTGATGCGTCCCTATCTGGTTCCTATTGTCATCGGCTTTACCTGTCTGGTGCTGGCGACCCCTGCCCAGATGTTTCCCCCACTGGTGTGGAAGTACGTGGTAGACGAGGTGATCATGAACCGAAAGGTGGAGCACCTTGCCCCTGCGATGCTGGTGATGCTGGCAGTACATCTGGTAGGCATGGGGCTCTCCGCAGCGCGCACCTACCTGCTGGGCGTGGCAGGGCAACGCTTTGTGGCTGACCTGCGCAGCCGCCTGCACGACAAGTTGATGCGCCAGTCGGTGCGTTACCACCATGACCGCAAAAGCGGTGACCTGATGGCGCGTGTGATCGGCGACGTAGACACCCTGCAGGAAGTGGTCATCAACGGTGTAGACAACATCCTGGGCAACGCGCTGAGCCTCCTCTGGGTGGCAGGTATCATCGTGTGGTTGAACTGGAAGGTGGGAACGCTGACCCTGCTACCGCTGGCCATCGTGGCGGTGATGGTGTGGTTTTTCAATCTGCGCGTGAAGGGACTGTATCGTGCTATCCGCGACCGTTTAGGCGACCTTTCAGCGAAGCTGCAGGAGAACTTGCTGGGTGTGCTGATTATCAAAGCCTTCGCCCGTGAGGCGTATGAGCAGGAACGTTTTCAGCAGGTGAACGCCGAGTATCTGACCACCAGCCTGAAGGGCGTCCAGGTACGCTCCGTATATTTCCCCGGCGTGATGACCGTTGGTTTCCTGAGCAATATCGCCATGATAGGCGCAGGAGCCTATTTCGTGCTGAAAGGCGAGTTTACCATCGGCGGGCTGGTCGCCTATCGTGGTTACTGGTGGCAGCTGTTTGCGCCGGTTTTTTCGCTGGCTCAGGTGAACGAGATGATTCAGCGTGCGATCGCAGCCGCCTCGCGTGTGTTTGAGGTGCTGGATGCGCCGGAAGAGGTGACCGACGCCCCGGACGCCATCGCCCCCGACACGGTGCGGGGACATATCCGCTTCGACAGGGTGAGTTTCGCCTACACGCCGGAACGTCCGATCCTGCAGGACGTCTCCTTCGAGGTTCTGCCGGGGCAACGCATCGGTATCGTGGGTCCCAGCGGCACCGGCAAGACCACCATCCTCAACCTGATCTTGCGTCTGTATGACCCGCAGGAAGGTGTCATCTCGTTGGACGGTATACCTCTGCACCGGTTACAACAGCAGGCGTTCCGCCGTCATATCGCGCTGGTCACTCAGGAGCCGTTCCTGTTCAACGACACCGTACGCCAGAACATTCTCTTCGGCAGGTTAGATGCGACCGACGAGGAGATGGAAACTGCCGCCCGACTGGCGAACGCCCACGAGTTCATTATGGACCTGCCACAGGGCTATGACACACTGGTTGGTGAGCGCGGGGTCAAGCTCTCCGGCGGACAGAAACAACGCATCTGTATCGCCCGTGCCTTTCTGGCAAATCCCAAGGTGCTTCTGCTGGACGAAGCCACCGCTTCGGTAGAGCCGGAGTCAGAGGCATTGATCCAGGCTGCGCTGGAAAGGCTGATGCAGGGACGTACCACCATCATCGTCACACACCGCCTCTCGCTGGTACGCGACTGCGACCGCATTCTGGTGATTGACGAAGGGCGCGTGAGGGAATCGGGCAGGCACGAGCAGCTCATGGAGCAAAACGGATGGTATGCGCGCATGTATCGCCTGCAGATGGAGGGCGGCGCACTGGTGGAGGAGTTGATGGATTCAAGCACTGTGGACTGA
- a CDS encoding sugar ABC transporter permease yields the protein MRPPFRARDERYVAWLFLLPNFLGFAVFTAGPVLFSLVVSFSNWNLQRTIPFQWIGVENYIELMHDQQFWLYFINTLYLMLGMPIAIAGSLALAVLLSQKLRGIVLYRTLFYLPSITSGVALMILWKALYNPDFGPINAAINAVSQALGLDVKAPQWLLSTANLLGLDVEQVRVTAKQFGLGARDALIIMGIWIAIGGNNMLLYLAALTNVPQELIEAAQLDGAGKWSVFRNVTWPQLAPTTFFIVVMSFIGGLQGGFEQARVMTAGGPAGTTTTLTYYIYTKAFEEFQIGYASAISWILFAIIFVVTLVNWKFGAKEVSY from the coding sequence ATGCGTCCACCTTTTCGCGCTCGTGATGAGAGATACGTCGCATGGCTGTTCCTGCTGCCGAACTTTCTCGGCTTCGCGGTGTTCACCGCGGGACCGGTGCTGTTTTCGCTCGTCGTCAGTTTCTCGAACTGGAATCTGCAGCGCACCATCCCCTTCCAGTGGATTGGGGTCGAGAACTATATAGAGCTGATGCATGATCAGCAGTTCTGGCTGTACTTCATCAATACGCTCTATCTCATGTTAGGGATGCCCATCGCCATTGCGGGTTCGCTCGCGCTGGCGGTGTTGCTCAGCCAGAAACTGCGGGGTATCGTGCTGTACCGAACGCTCTTTTACCTGCCCAGCATCACCAGTGGGGTGGCGCTGATGATACTCTGGAAAGCGCTATACAACCCCGATTTCGGTCCCATCAACGCAGCGATTAACGCGGTGAGCCAGGCGTTAGGGCTGGACGTGAAGGCGCCGCAGTGGCTGCTTTCCACCGCCAACCTGTTGGGGCTGGACGTGGAGCAGGTGCGCGTCACCGCGAAACAGTTCGGGCTGGGTGCGCGCGATGCGCTCATCATCATGGGAATCTGGATTGCCATCGGTGGGAACAATATGCTTCTCTATCTCGCCGCGCTCACCAATGTACCGCAGGAGCTGATAGAAGCCGCGCAGCTGGACGGGGCGGGTAAATGGTCGGTGTTTCGCAACGTCACCTGGCCGCAGCTGGCTCCCACCACCTTCTTTATCGTGGTGATGAGCTTCATCGGGGGACTGCAAGGTGGCTTCGAGCAGGCGCGTGTGATGACAGCGGGTGGGCCCGCAGGCACAACCACCACCCTGACGTATTATATCTATACCAAAGCGTTCGAGGAGTTCCAGATTGGATACGCCTCGGCGATTTCGTGGATACTGTTCGCCATTATCTTCGTGGTGACGCTGGTCAACTGGAAGTTCGGCGCGAAAGAGGTCAGCTATTGA
- a CDS encoding DNA mismatch repair protein MutT — MDNPWRTLSSTLIYDNPWISVTEHQVIKPSGGAGIYGVVHFKNRAIGVLPLDDEGCTWLVGQYRYTLGQYSWEIPEGGGRLDEEPLHAAQRELKEETGMEAEEWREILRMHLSNSVTDELAIVYLARGLKQGDAQPEDTELLQVRRVPFEEAYRMVCEGGITDAISVAAILRVQLMIQSGEL, encoded by the coding sequence ATGGATAACCCCTGGCGTACACTATCATCCACGCTTATCTACGACAACCCCTGGATTTCGGTCACGGAACACCAGGTGATAAAGCCATCTGGTGGTGCGGGTATCTACGGCGTGGTGCACTTCAAGAACCGCGCAATCGGCGTGTTACCTCTGGATGACGAAGGGTGCACCTGGCTGGTGGGACAGTACCGTTACACGCTGGGGCAGTACTCGTGGGAGATACCCGAAGGTGGCGGCAGGCTGGACGAAGAGCCTCTACACGCGGCACAGCGTGAACTGAAGGAAGAGACGGGTATGGAGGCGGAGGAGTGGCGTGAAATCCTGCGCATGCACCTTTCCAACTCGGTAACGGACGAATTGGCGATTGTGTACCTGGCGCGCGGGCTGAAACAGGGGGACGCTCAGCCTGAGGACACGGAGCTGCTGCAGGTGCGGCGTGTGCCTTTTGAGGAAGCCTATCGCATGGTGTGCGAAGGGGGGATCACCGATGCCATCAGCGTGGCAGCGATCCTGCGCGTCCAGCTGATGATACAGAGCGGAGAGCTGTAG